A genomic window from Silene latifolia isolate original U9 population chromosome Y, ASM4854445v1, whole genome shotgun sequence includes:
- the LOC141632872 gene encoding secreted RxLR effector protein 161-like has translation MERIPYASVVGSLNYVQTCTRLDISFAVGMLGRYQSNPGMDHWKAAKKVLRYLQGTKELMLTYRRSNHLEVIGYSDSDYAGCVDSRKSTFGYLFLLAEGAVSWKSGNQSVIATSTMEAEFVACFEATIHALWLRNFISGLGIIDSIAKPLRIYCDNSAAVFFSKNDKYSKGAKHMELNFLSVKEEVQKQRVSFEHIRRDKMVAYPLTKGLPPKAFIGYVERMSVVSKTLLL, from the coding sequence atggagagaattCCCTATGCATCTGTGGTTGGTAGTTTGAACTATGTTCAAACATGTACTCGACTCGATATCAGCTTTGCTGTTGGAATGCTAGGTCGGTATCAAAGTAATCCCGGGATGGACCATTGGAAAGCTGCAAAGAAGGTCCTTAGGTACTTACAAGGCACTAAGGAGCTCATGCTTACGTATAGAAGATCCAATCATCTTGAGGTGATTGGTTATTCAGATTCAGATTATGCCGGATGTGTTGATAGTAGAAAATCGACTTTTGGCTACTTGTTCCTTTTAGCTGAAGGGGCAGTATCATGGAAAAGTGGGAATCAGTCTGTCATTGCTACTTCTACTATGGAAGCCGAATTTGTGGCATGCTTTGAGGCCACTATTCATGCATTGTGGTTGCGAAACTTTATCTCGGGACTTGGGATTATCGATAGTATAGCCAAGCCGTTGAGAATTTATTGTGATAATTCTGCAGCCGTCTTCTTCTCTAAAAACGATAAATACTCCAAGGGTGCTAAACACATGGAATTAAATTTCTTATCGGTCAAGGAGGAGGTACAGAAGCAAAGAGTGTCATTTGAGCATATAAGAAGAGATAAGATGGTAGCATATCCATTAACAAAGGGATTACCACCCAAGGCGTTCATTGGCTATGTAGAGCGCATGAGTGTTGTATCAAAGACCTTGTTATTATGA